GCGTCACGAAGAACGGCCGCAGCACGTGGTTGAGCCCCCGGCCGCCGTAGGTGATGCCCTTCTCCCGGGCGGTGCGCTCGAGCAGCTCATGGGTGCGGCGCGCCAGGTCGCCCTGCTGGAGCAGGTCGTCATGGAAGGCGATGGCGTCGGATAGGAGGGTGGTGGACATGGCGCGATTGGCTTTCAGGGCCCCTGGGGGCCGGGGCTGGAGTTGCCGCCGTCGGTGACGTAGCGCCACGAGCCATCGGCCTGGCGGCGCCACACGGAGAGGTATTTCACGAAGTCCTTCCGCGGCTGGCCCTGCGCGTCCTTGCCCGTCGAGATGGCGCGGCCCACCGTGTACGCCAGGTCCCCGGACGCCGCCGCGTCGCCCAGCACCGGCTCCCAGCGCAGGTCGGTCTGCTCCAGCGTGAACGGCGCGTAGGCCCTGGCGATGGAGTCCTGGCCGTACAGGCCCGCGGCGCCCGTCAGCAGCACCGCGTCCCGCGCCGCCCAGGCCGTGAACGCCTTGCCCATGCCCTCCCGCACGGACTGCGCGGAGAAGGCGCGGTCCGCCGCCATCGCCTCCTCCAGCACCGCGTCCTTCGACAGCGTGCGCGCCGCGGCTCCGGGCTCCGTGTTCGCCGGAGAGAAGCCCTCGGGCGGCGTCATGGGCGTCGTGGCGGCGTTGCGCACCGTGACGGCCACGCGCCACTGACCATCCGCCTGCAGCCTCCACGCGGAGATGTAGCGCCCCACCACCTGCTGCGTCGCCCCTTCCACGTCCACCGTCGCCGTGCCCACCGAATAGCCCAGCGTCCCGTCCGCGCTCACGTCCCAGCGCACCGGCTCCCACCGCGGCGCGCCGCCCTGCTCCAGCGGGTGCGCGGTCAGCCACGTCAGGATGGCCTGCCTTCCCTTCAGCGCGTACTCACCCTCCACCAGCATCACCGCGTCCTCCGCCAGGAAGTCCGAGAAGCCCTTCGCGGAGCCGGCCTTCGCGCTCGCCTCCGACATCGCCTGGTCCGCCTGCCGCAGCCGCGTGCGCGCGTCCGCCGCCGACGGGCCCACCGCCGCGCCGCCCCCAACGCCCGACGCACCCGCGAACATCCGGTTCATGGCTTCATTCCTTTCCAGTCATGAAGACCGGTTAATCACGCTCTGTATGACTACCTTGATTCGCTCTGGGATACACGCAATCGTGACTCATTCATGAATCTCTACGACGCGCAGACTGTCGACTCGTGCAACTGGCCGGACACGCCCGAGGGCCGGATGGCCCGGGACTTCATCGTGCCGCTGGTGAAACACGGCAGCACGGCGTACGTCACCGACCGGACCACCTTCCAGGTGCTGGCGCTGGAGGAGCTGCGCCTGCCGCTGGCCGTCAATGACACGGAGTATGACAACTCCGCGCTGCACTCCACCTTCTCTCGCTACATCACGTTGCAGATGACGGGGGTGACGGCGGAGGCGTTCGGCGCGGCGCGCGCGGCGGTGATGCGCGGCGCCATGCACACGGTGGGGGCGCTGCTCAAGGCGGCGGGCATCAACAAGGTGGTGCTGGTGGACCACTGGCTGGTGCTGCGCAACGTCCACTCGCAGCCCACCGGTGAACAGGTGGACCGCATCACCGCGTTCCTGGCGGAGCGGTTTCCGCACCACGCCATCGTCTTCTGCGCGCTCAACCCGGCCGGTTACGCGCCGCTGCTCAACACGCTCGTGGAGCGGGGCTACGCGCTGCTCTACGCGGCGCACACGCGCATGACGCTACCCCTGCAGGAGGTCAGCAAGCAGGTGCGGGAGAACCGGCGGCGCGACGCGCGGCTGCTGGAGGCGTCCGGCTACCGCGTGGTGGACGGGCGCGAGGTCCCGGACTGCGAGCCCCGGCTGGAGGAGCTGTATCGCGCGCTCAACGGCGGCAAGTACCACACCAACCTCCAGTTCACCCAGGAGTGGTACCGCTGGACGCTGCGCCAGGGCCTGCTCACCTACAAGCTGGCGGTGAAGGACGGGCGGGTGGACGGCTTCTATGCCCACCACGTCAGCCAGGGCGTCCTCTTCTCCCCGCTGTTCGGCTACGACCTGTCGCTGCCGCAGGAGCTGGGGCTGTACCGGGGGCTGGTGTTCCAGCTGATGAACGACGCGCTGGACGTGGGCCTCACCATCGAGCTGGGACCGGGCGCGGATCCGTTCAAGAGCATGCGCGGCTCCGTGCCGCTGCCCCGCTGGAGCGCCGTCTACACGGAGCACCTGTCCGGCCCGCGCCGCCTCGCCTGGCGCGCGCTCCAGCGCTACGCCAACGACGCCGTGCGGCCGCCCACGGTCGCCATGCTGCGCAAGGTGGACGGCGACGCGGTGGTGGGCTTCGGCCCGCCCCAGACGCCCCTGGCATCACCCCTGGGGCAGACGCCGCTGGAGGCGGCGCGAAAGGTGCGCGAGCAGCTGGACGCGCTGGAGGCGGCGCTGGACGCGGCGGCGAGCCTCCCCGGCGATGCGCGGCTCCAGGCCCTGGCCCCGCTGTCGCAGACGCTGCACAACTGGCCCCAGCCCATGTCGCGCGTGGTCGCGCTGCGCGAGCGGCTGACGAAGCTGGAGCACGAGGCGCGCCGCAAGCCCGCAAGGCCCGCCGAGCCCCAGGGTCCCACCCCGGCGGAGCACGCGCGGCAGTTGCTGGAATCCGCCACGCGCTGGGGCGACACCGCGCTGGTCGCCGCGCACCTGGGCGAAGCGCCCGCGCCGCACCTCAAGGCGCTGGTGGAGGCCCTGCGGGGCGCGGCCGGCAGCGTGGGCGTGGTGCTCACCGCCACGCGCGGCGACAAGGTGGTGCTGGTGACGGCGGCGAGCGCGGCGCTGCGCGGCCTGGGCCTGGACGCGGGGCAGCTCATGGCGGCGGCGGCGCCGTGCGTGGACGGCAAGGGGGGCGGGTCGCTGGACGTGGCCTGGGGCGGGGGCTCGCGCGCGGACGGCGTGGACGCGGCGCTGGACGCCGCGCGCAGCCGCGTGTGCACGCACCTGGGCGTCGAGTCCTGAGCCGACCATGATCCTCTACGACGCGACGACCATCCACACGGCCCCCTTCCCCGACACGGCGGAGGGGCGCGGCATGAGGAGCTTCCTCGTCCCGCTGGTCCAGCACGGCCCTGGCCCGTGGTTCGAGGACCGCGCGAGCATGTTCGTGCTGGGGCTGGACGACCTGCTCATCCCGCTGTCCGTCACCGACGGCACCTTCGGCAACTCGGTGCTGCATTCGGTGTACGAGCGCTTCATCGGCAGCCAGCGCAAGGCCATCCGGACCGGAAACTGGAAGCCCCTGGCCGGCTTCGCCGCCAGCAGCGCGCTCTGGGGCGTGGGCGCGGTGATGAAGACCCTGCGCCTGGACAAGGCCGTCCAGGTGGACTGCTGGCCCAGCCTGCGCAACGCGGGCGCGGACCTCACGGAGGACCAGGCGCGGCGTCTGACGGCGTTCCTCACCACGCGCTTTCCGGACCACGCCCCCTACTTCCTCGCGGTGAACCCCGTCACGCACGCGGCCCTGCTCAACCACCTCCAGGCACAGGGCTACGCGTTCTCGTACATGACGCACACGCGGATGATGCTCCCCTTCGAGGCGGAGCTGGAGCGGCGCGTCCGGGAGAACCGGCGGCGCGACGCGCGGCTGCTGGAGCCGTCCGGCTACCGCGTGGTGGACGCCCGGGAGCTTCCCGGCTGCGCGCCCCGGCTCGCGGAGCTGTACCGGCGGCTGCACCGGGAGAAGTACGCCACCAACCCGCCCATCAGCGTCACGTACATGGAGGAGATGCTGGCGGGCTCGCTCATGGACGTGCGCGCGCTGGTGAAGGACGGCCGCGTGGACATGTTCTACGCCACGCACGTGGTGAACGGCGTCATGTACTCGCCCGTCTCCGGCTACGACACGTCGCTGCCGCAGGAGGTGGGGCTGTACCGGTTGATCAACAACCTGCTGATGCGCGACGCGCAGGCGCGGGGCGTGACGCTGGAGACCGGCGGTGGCGCGGACCCCTTCAAGACGCTGCGCGGGGACCGGCCGGTGCCGCGCTACAACGCCGTGTACCTGCGCCACCTGCCGCCCTGGCGACACACCCCGTGGCGGCTGGCGATGAAGGTGGGCAACGAGCAGCTGCTGCCCTTCAGCCGCAAGCGCCTGCACGCCGTGGACGGCGAGGCGAACGTCGTGGGCTTCGACCGCGTCCCTGAGGTCTTCGCGCCCACCCTCCCCACGCCCCGCGAGGCCACGGCGCGGCAGGCGCAGGAGCTGACGGAGCTGGAGCAGGACCTGGCGCGGACGGAGGCCCTGGCCGGCAGCGAGCGCGTGCGACACCTGGGCGCGCTGCGCAAGCGCCTGGAGGATGAACAGCTGCCGCCCGCGCGGGTCGCGCCCCTGCTGGAGCGCTGGGAGCACCTGTCGCACGCGCCCCAGGCCGACAAGAAGGAGAAGCGCAAGGCGCAGCGGGCCGTGCGCGCGGAGCTGGCGCGGCGCCTGCTGGAGACCGCGACCACCGTGGGGGACACCACCGTGGTGTGTCACCACCTGGGGGACGGGCTGGACTTCCAGCCGCGCACCCTGGCGGAGCAGCTGCGCAAGGGGACCGGCTCCATCGCGGTGGCGCTGACGTCCACGCGGGATGGGACCCTGGAGCTGGTCACCGCGCTGGCGCCGCCGCTGGTGGAGCGCGGCCTGGAAGCACGGCGGCTCCTGGAACAGATGGTCCCCCCGGGGGTTGCCAGTGGGGAAGGGGGGGCGGAGCTGGCCTGGGCGGAGGCGGTCCTCCCCGATGACGACGTGAGCGCGGTCCTGGAGCGGGCCCGCGCGGTCCTTCACACCCGGCTGTCCATTCCGACGTAGCCGCAGTCCTTTCACGACAGCAGCCAGACCCCTTGAGCGACCGGCATCCCCGGCGCCCGCAGCGAGGTGCGTTTCCATGCCGACGACCCCGGAAGAGAAGCGCGCGAAGCTGGCCCGACTGCTGGCGGAGAAGGCCCGGGTGGTGCGCAGGGCCCCCGCGTCCTTCTCCCAGGAGCGGATGTGGTTCCTGGATCAGTGGAGCCCCGGCAGCGCGCTCTTCAACATGCCCGCGGTGGTGCGCCTCACGGGCGCGCTGGATCCGGACGCGCTCGGGCGGGGCCTCCAGGCCCTGGTGGAGCGCCATGAGCCCCTGCGCACGACGCTGCGCGAGGAGGAGGGGAGGCCCGTCCAGGTCATCGCCCCGTCGCTCGTGCTGAAGCTGGAGCGCGAGGACCTGCGCGGCGTGCCGGAGG
This genomic stretch from Corallococcus caeni harbors:
- a CDS encoding DHHA1 domain-containing protein is translated as MNLYDAQTVDSCNWPDTPEGRMARDFIVPLVKHGSTAYVTDRTTFQVLALEELRLPLAVNDTEYDNSALHSTFSRYITLQMTGVTAEAFGAARAAVMRGAMHTVGALLKAAGINKVVLVDHWLVLRNVHSQPTGEQVDRITAFLAERFPHHAIVFCALNPAGYAPLLNTLVERGYALLYAAHTRMTLPLQEVSKQVRENRRRDARLLEASGYRVVDGREVPDCEPRLEELYRALNGGKYHTNLQFTQEWYRWTLRQGLLTYKLAVKDGRVDGFYAHHVSQGVLFSPLFGYDLSLPQELGLYRGLVFQLMNDALDVGLTIELGPGADPFKSMRGSVPLPRWSAVYTEHLSGPRRLAWRALQRYANDAVRPPTVAMLRKVDGDAVVGFGPPQTPLASPLGQTPLEAARKVREQLDALEAALDAAASLPGDARLQALAPLSQTLHNWPQPMSRVVALRERLTKLEHEARRKPARPAEPQGPTPAEHARQLLESATRWGDTALVAAHLGEAPAPHLKALVEALRGAAGSVGVVLTATRGDKVVLVTAASAALRGLGLDAGQLMAAAAPCVDGKGGGSLDVAWGGGSRADGVDAALDAARSRVCTHLGVES
- a CDS encoding YybH family protein, coding for MNRMFAGASGVGGGAAVGPSAADARTRLRQADQAMSEASAKAGSAKGFSDFLAEDAVMLVEGEYALKGRQAILTWLTAHPLEQGGAPRWEPVRWDVSADGTLGYSVGTATVDVEGATQQVVGRYISAWRLQADGQWRVAVTVRNAATTPMTPPEGFSPANTEPGAAARTLSKDAVLEEAMAADRAFSAQSVREGMGKAFTAWAARDAVLLTGAAGLYGQDSIARAYAPFTLEQTDLRWEPVLGDAAASGDLAYTVGRAISTGKDAQGQPRKDFVKYLSVWRRQADGSWRYVTDGGNSSPGPQGP
- a CDS encoding GNAT family N-acetyltransferase, which gives rise to MILYDATTIHTAPFPDTAEGRGMRSFLVPLVQHGPGPWFEDRASMFVLGLDDLLIPLSVTDGTFGNSVLHSVYERFIGSQRKAIRTGNWKPLAGFAASSALWGVGAVMKTLRLDKAVQVDCWPSLRNAGADLTEDQARRLTAFLTTRFPDHAPYFLAVNPVTHAALLNHLQAQGYAFSYMTHTRMMLPFEAELERRVRENRRRDARLLEPSGYRVVDARELPGCAPRLAELYRRLHREKYATNPPISVTYMEEMLAGSLMDVRALVKDGRVDMFYATHVVNGVMYSPVSGYDTSLPQEVGLYRLINNLLMRDAQARGVTLETGGGADPFKTLRGDRPVPRYNAVYLRHLPPWRHTPWRLAMKVGNEQLLPFSRKRLHAVDGEANVVGFDRVPEVFAPTLPTPREATARQAQELTELEQDLARTEALAGSERVRHLGALRKRLEDEQLPPARVAPLLERWEHLSHAPQADKKEKRKAQRAVRAELARRLLETATTVGDTTVVCHHLGDGLDFQPRTLAEQLRKGTGSIAVALTSTRDGTLELVTALAPPLVERGLEARRLLEQMVPPGVASGEGGAELAWAEAVLPDDDVSAVLERARAVLHTRLSIPT